A segment of the Epinephelus fuscoguttatus linkage group LG23, E.fuscoguttatus.final_Chr_v1 genome:
CCACTAAGGACTTCAGTATTCCTGTAGGTCAATGTGTGCAATGTGTCATCCGATGTGAGTGCTAACCACGGTGTCTAAAAGTCCTTTTAAAGTCTCacaatgtcttaaattcaattttataaatattaggctTTAGAAGCTGGTGTGTAGTGTAAACAAGTGGTGATTACATACAatatacacagacaaacagcatcAGTCCATTATCGCAAAATCAGGAAAAATAAGCAGACAGAAACTAAAACAATGTACCTCACACAACACAGGGACAAGAAATGTCATATTGGCATAACAATATTCCAAACTAGCTCAACCACGACAAGTAGAAGTCTGCATCATGTGGGAACCATAGCCATCGGGTAGGGCTGTGCCATATCACCGCATTCACTATAACACcgttatatatatttttttaaatcatatgaACAACTCATACCATGATACTGGTCATATTTCGGCCTGCTGAcatatgatgtcatactgttacctatggcaacaacaagcgtggctgaaagcgaaattattaccGACTCTGCAGTGGATccagaaagaggagcagcttcagtagtgtgagataaactgtggcgtcctgaatgttttatgaacagccccggacttctcagactcttatACAGAATAACAgttcagagggaactcattcagcggctcctctggcagcagcacagcgtctctccctctcctctctcctctctcgtcTTAAAGTGGTTTTggcataaacctttggtaatgtaaacctacatgaTGCTCGCAGTTTTAAAAACACtacatatgtgaatgtgcgatagttgtggtatcataacagcctgtcacaggctACAGCATGATAATTAGAGGAtgaatggcagagcataaaggtccaggtggggaaaaaataactcaatcatttaggattttacaaaaagaaggaaatcacctattgatttatatatatagatcccaggggacattttttttgtatttgtagctctttaaatgtgtaatttgtgatagatctgagttactgttgttgttgttgacagacTAACGAAATGAGAGAACATTTTAAGTTTTACTGAATATgtgaaggcaaactgtaaaaccatatcacttattttgttgcagttCTACACTCTTaataatacatgtttttttttctaatttgtcatattgtcaagaatatcgttatcgcaaaaataccctgaaatagcATCATATTTTAGgcccatatcgcccacccctactaTCGCGTAgatgttgaaatattttaatgaaTAAGTGAAACTTCGCCCTGCTGGTGACACTAGATGATAagtcaccaaagtcattagggtCCTGCCTTTTTGAAGCATCCTCAGCGCTCACTCACCAATCCCATAATTTGTGAAGTCGGTACTGTTCACCACAACGTCTGTAGTCTCGTTAGTGATGTCACCAAACACCACCTGCAGTTTCACCCCGCCTCCCACTGTCATTGTGATGTTGTCAAGGTCACTGGTGAGGGATCTGAAGATTGCTGAGAGGAAAAGCACCACgacatgtttcatttttgtctgATCTTTAATATGATAGCTGAAAATGAAATTTATTAAATTGAACTGCATGAGTGAAtacttaaaaacatgttttaagtgTTGCACATTAATGGCTGTGTTTGTAATTAATAGTGGTAGTGTAAGCAGTTTACCTTGGCCTCCCTGGGTCATATTTGAGCTGAGATGCCTGTAGGTGTCATGGTAGCACTGtaaataaaagcagcagcatTAAACACTTCCTTATCTTTATATCATGCAGGCACACATATGACAAACCAGTTTCAGTTACAAGTGGTGACAGTCACCTGCTCAGAGTCAGGATAACCTGATTGAATGACGATGTGGATGGTGGTGAGGGACCCAGAGGATTCTGACAATCCAAACTGGCGAATGCTCTCAGTCAGCACTTGAATGGCTTCTCCCAGTGGGTACTTTAAAACGATTCCTGGTCCAATAACTGGAAAGGCCACCGAGCTCAAGCCATTCtgtacacacaggtccaaacacCTCCTGAGCCCGTTACTGAGCGCCTGCGAAACAAAAAATCACACATTTTATGAAGTGTTAAATGTTACCGCTGCATTTAACATAGCTCTCTAAAATGTGTGAAGTTAATATAGAGCAGATTGGAATTTTGTAAAGATAAACTTACAGTAAAAGAGAAAATTCTCACTGAAGTCATATGAAAAAAAGACTGAGGAGAAACTTCAAACTTTTGCCTTTAGACACTGTAGGGTGACACTTTGTATGAACTTGATTGTCTCAAGCATATCCCTGTCTGAAGATCATGAATGTCATAGTCGTTCTGTTTGGATCAAACCGCTGACGTTTCAAAGATTCAGCATTAAGAAATAGTTGTATATTTAAATCCTTAATTGCAGTCACCAAGAGTCCTGAAGTTTAAATGCAAAACTTTAAGTTGTGTTGCTTTGAAGTCCAAAAATGTGTTGCCATTTGTTGCCATCCATTGTGCACCCCTAATACTATCTTAGTTTGACATGTATGAAATGTCCCAAAATTAGTCCCTCAGAGTACACCATGATAAAGTCGTCAAATATGTGGTCAAGGTGGACTGACTTATAAATTTGAGTCACGTGCATAATTTGAATTCTGCTTGTACTGTACATAATTTTGTTGGGTGCTACCAACTGATGCCTGTGAAATAAGGCCAGTGGGAaaggaagaacattttattatgttttccTATGTTTGTAAaaaattacaagtaaaagtgtaaattttttttttctatttccactGCTCCATAAATAATATTCCACattcaattaattaattcatttatttattttctcttgcTTTGGGATCTAATTGGTCAAGGTGTGACTTTAAGACAGTAATAAAAGTGACGTAAAATATTCCCTCAGATAATAGAGATGGCTGTCTTGATGCGAAGTCCAATGGAAGTTGACTTGAATCttgatgtgtttttgaaaattattttttaatgttttttttcttttttttttggcttgtcTATTTCTTGAAAGTACCTGATTTTGTTGTGATGGGTAATTGCCAAAACAGGCATAGAGCAAAGTAGTTGTGTTTAACTTAACtttcttagaaaaaaaaaaagtctcaaaatGATCTCCTTAAATGTGCTGCCTGACCAAATTTTTTGAAATGGCGCATGGGTATTAAAGGATCTGCGGTTTCGAGTTGAGTCATGCATCTATTGTTGGTGGGTCAGGTCAGGTTGTTGAACTAACAGGTCATATTTGCGAGTGGCTGGCCGGGTGCAGTATTGGCATGTCACGTTTTCGGTTCAGGACTGAGGTCTTTAAAATCAGCCCCATGCAGGACTCTACCTTGAGCTCATTCTCTGCCCTCACCCATAGTGTTTTCTCTCCCACGCTTCTGAATCCATCAAGTATTTCACTTTACCTTCACACTCTGTCCCAGGACTCCATCCCATGGCACACACTCGATGAAGAAGAGCTTGGAGCAGCCCAGAGATGGAGGCGCATCAACCAGCAGAACATCACCCGGAACGACGGTACACTTCGCTGCCACCGACTTAAACTTTGAATTGATTGCTTTCCCGGCTTTACTCATCAAGCATTTACCAATTTTAGTAGAGGCCAGCTTCTTGTTGAGCATGGGGACCACCAACACGTTCACCTGTGGAAGTAGTGGGAAATAATATCAATGTGAGTGGCTGTACTGCAGCTGTTTTACTTTATGTGAAGGAGAACAGAAATTTTCAAACCTGCTCATCCACCAAACTTCCAATCCTCATCTCCAGACATGTCTTGTTGATCGGCATGCTCCCTGCAGTTTTGCTGCGCACTCTTGGTGGGGGGGTGGGTCGGGGTGCGGAGTTGCTGAAGACCGGGTTGCTGGTGGTTCGTGGTTTACTGTTGACAACTGCGGAGTACACACTTTGCTGTTCCCTGATAATAACCTGGCAGGAGCTCTCTACCAGCTCCTTGTGCATTCTACCCTCTGCTTGGAAGTACCGCTGAGCCCCTGGACCATCTAGGATCAGAGTGTCTGACATTAAACTAGCTAGAGCTGAGCGCAGTGCATCCTGGGCCTCCTTGACCTGATGCCGGGGACCGGACACAAGCACACAAGGGTATGGAAAGTGCGAAGCTTTCAAGGTCACCGTCGTGTTCTTCATGCCAATCAGGTCTGTGATTTTATCAAAACAGTCAAGCAGTTCAGGACGCGGAAGGTTCAGTACTTCCTGTGTGGCGACTTGATTCATCTGGAAGTCGTGCAGAACCTCTTTGAGCTTGTTGACATTTTCACTGTAGCCCACCAGTCGTACTTTGCTGCCTGTGGTTCCACTGAGTCCCGGGATGAAGCTGACTTCCACTCTGAGCTCTCGACAGTTTGCTGCATCCTTGGCCCTGTTGAGGATTTCCTTCACTCTGTCCAGATCTGGCGGTACAGCTGCAGCTCCCTGCAGCGGCACATTGGCCAGAGTAAGGTCTTTCTGCACTGCTGCCTCGGCCTCATTCAGGGCGTCAGAGGACAAACTGGACAGGACGAGGTCTGACCCCAGCTCTAGGAGAACAGGATTTCTGAAGATCTGCTGGAAGCGAGCCTGGTACTTTGTGATGGCACCACTGGATGTTAAAAAGCTTATTAAAGCTGTGCTGAGCTTAACTCTCTTTTCTTTCACCTTTTTGATCAGCTCATCCAGTTTCGTAGCTCCCGCCTTCACATCCTCATCAGGGCCCTCCAAGATGATCATGGCGCTGCCTatggagactctgacttctgggTAATGTGTATGCATTTCTCGACTAAACTCATCCTCTACCAGTTTGAACTGCTTCTCCACAATTGGTATTTCCTTCTGTATTGGCATGCTCTTTTCGAGGATGGCAATCCTCTCTTTCACGGCCTCAGCTTCTCCCACAACCACGGCGTAACCGCCCTCTGTGTACACTTTGATATCGTCACTGGCAGCGTAGAGGTCCTGCAGtaattttttgactttttttggcTCGACCACATGATAGCAGATGTAGCTCTCAGTGAGACCAATGAAGACGCGATCCACCTGCATTTCCCATTTCTCTGCAGCGCCGAAAGCTCCCCCAGGCCCCTTCTCAATATCCCCCCTAACCACTGCCTCCTCCTCGTCAAAATCTAACTCAAACACGCAGCCGATAGAAGAGAGCTGTTTCTGTAAGACTTTATTTGCTTTAGGGTTGTCTCTCAGGAAATACAGCAGGAAAATGTCCAGTTTGAAAATCTTCTCAAGGCcttttgtgtttgcttttgtgaatgtctgaagaagaaaaacaaaaaataatttatagTAATCTTAGTGTATTAGTAACATCCTGTAATCAGTGGATTACAAAAAGATGTAAAAACTGTATCAGGATCATGAGCACTGTTATTATCAGATGTTGAATGTGCTCAGAAATCCCCCTAAACTGGTCCAACCACATCACTTGGCGCAGAGGTTTGTGACGTAGTGTTTACTGTAATCATGAAAGCATTGAAAAAAAGTCTCTGTGGCAGCGTTCACTCACCTGTGATTGACTTGTGGACGGCTGATCAGTGGTCTGTGACGATTCGGTTCGGCTCACTGTCAGATGTAGTTCCCCGCAAGGAAGGGAGAGGTTGTGAAACTTCCTCTGCAAAACTCTTTCCTGGTCTGTAAGAAAACAACATCATCCAAGTTCCCAGGAAAACCTCACATTTAAACTAAAAACTACAAAGTATATTCTACCATCAAGTTATCTGAACTCACCTTCTTTTTCCTTGAAACATATTTTGTAGATGTTGCCTCTAGCCTTTTCAACTGTCCCGCAATCCCCTCCCCCAGAGTCTCGTCTCTTTTGGAAGTGCCTCCTgattttctccttctctctgtctgtcagatCTCTTGCCTCGAAGAACAGTGGATGCAGGTATTCGTCCATTTTTACCTACAGTCCTTCAAAACTTTAAATAAGTGCAGCGCTTCTCAGTATGCCAACATGCCTCATGAGTGAGCTGTGTTGTCTTAAGTACCTGTGTatactttcactttcatttatctcttttttttttaaacttcctTCTCACTCTGTATTTGCAAATAGGCACACCCTGTGACATAGCTAGTTCATGCTGAGTGTTTAGGGGCATTTCCCTGGTTTATCCTGTTGGGCAGAAACTATGGTCAGTTACAGTAATGTAGGGataatcagtccctccaggatctcgcggcaaaaaaaaaacttgaaccCTTGAATTTGTggccaattttgtcaaaaactGTGATAAAAATTGcagcatttttatgtgattttttttttgcgggAAATTCctgcaaatgacaaaaattgcgGCTAATGAAaaggtgatttaaaaaaaaaaatagtagtcatactgaatattacaaaaatagctgcagatgttttttatagttctcttctggactattgtaacggtgtcttcacaggcctgagtaaaagatcaatcagacaactgcagctcgtccagaacgctgctgccagagtcctcaccaacaccaagagagtggagcacatcacaccagtgcttaaatcactgcactagcttcctgtgtgtcaaaggatagattttaaaatcttgttacttgtctataaagcactaaatggtctcgggcctaaatacatctctgatatacttgtacgttatgaagcatccagacccctcagatcatctggaacaggtttactcagtgttcccaggatcaaaaccaaacaaggtgaagcagcctttagtttctatgctccccgcctgtggaacaaacttccagaatatctgaggtcggctgaaactgtcaactcatttaaatcagggcttaaaacattactatttactgcagcttaccagtgaactagatatgtaacttactgttaggataatctgtagctattgtttttatatttgtctgctgttgcttttgctttatgtttgctttttaaatgcattttctgcactgtttttcttgcttttagcttttgtttttaatgatctattgttcctttaatgttttattttaacgtatttctcttgtaaagcacattgaattgccttgtgtatgaatggtgctatataaatactaaaattgccttgccttgccttaccttctttagttttatttaattagtttcaaaacatggacaaaaatcctgagtgaatattgtagctctcaaaccagacaatgtgactataaaacaacatgtaagctacatcttctgtaaacataacattttaatatattcaacacatattgtctgcatttaaacagtgcaaattcttatgtcaGTACAGAGCAtttctccatactgcaatgccattagcgcaaaaaaaaattgcaagccCCGCAAATATTGCAGACTTTTGTTGAATTTGTGTTAATTATTGCGATCGCAAGATTGcgattttctggagggactggaTAATAgtattattcatgtttttatatacCAGGCTCATATAAGGAAGAGGATTTTAGCAGTTTTGGTTTTGCCAGATAAATCCACCACACAGGAGTTGACGGTCCAGTGTGTTAGATTTTGGGGGATATATCAGCAGaaactgaatataatataataagtgtgttttttttagtttataatcacctgaaaataagaatcattgcaTTTTTGTCACCTTAGATTGAGTTGTTTaaatctacatagggagcaggtccttatCCACAGAGagcaccatgttgcactgccatgtttctacagtagcccagaacaacaaaccaaacactgtctctagataggaccattaACTTTTTTGTGTCGGCCATCATAGTTCGCACCCACTCTGCAATGAGCAGCATataagaaacactgatttttaatgtgaaactgcttcattcagtgtttttactaggGGTGGGGGGAACAATTGATACAACTTggtatcatgatatttttgtatGGCTATATTTTATCGTCACATGGACGACAAGTATCCATTttttattgtataaattatttacattacaaatacaaattaaactttggTAGTCGAGAAGAATAATCCCATCAGTTGCCTTCTCAGTCtgctagatacattttgctgcaataaaaataattaaactaagatgaaaacactgaaaactttattttattagataATACGGATGTctacaaagttttcctttggggacaaaaTTTGCAGTTCAAAAAGGGTAATATATCACAATGTATTTTATCGC
Coding sequences within it:
- the LOC125884473 gene encoding protein mono-ADP-ribosyltransferase PARP14-like, whose product is MDEYLHPLFFEARDLTDREKEKIRRHFQKRRDSGGGDCGTVEKARGNIYKICFKEKEDQERVLQRKFHNLSLPCGELHLTVSRTESSQTTDQPSTSQSQTFTKANTKGLEKIFKLDIFLLYFLRDNPKANKVLQKQLSSIGCVFELDFDEEEAVVRGDIEKGPGGAFGAAEKWEMQVDRVFIGLTESYICYHVVEPKKVKKLLQDLYAASDDIKVYTEGGYAVVVGEAEAVKERIAILEKSMPIQKEIPIVEKQFKLVEDEFSREMHTHYPEVRVSIGSAMIILEGPDEDVKAGATKLDELIKKVKEKRVKLSTALISFLTSSGAITKYQARFQQIFRNPVLLELGSDLVLSSLSSDALNEAEAAVQKDLTLANVPLQGAAAVPPDLDRVKEILNRAKDAANCRELRVEVSFIPGLSGTTGSKVRLVGYSENVNKLKEVLHDFQMNQVATQEVLNLPRPELLDCFDKITDLIGMKNTTVTLKASHFPYPCVLVSGPRHQVKEAQDALRSALASLMSDTLILDGPGAQRYFQAEGRMHKELVESSCQVIIREQQSVYSAVVNSKPRTTSNPVFSNSAPRPTPPPRVRSKTAGSMPINKTCLEMRIGSLVDEQVNVLVVPMLNKKLASTKIGKCLMSKAGKAINSKFKSVAAKCTVVPGDVLLVDAPPSLGCSKLFFIECVPWDGVLGQSVKALSNGLRRCLDLCVQNGLSSVAFPVIGPGIVLKYPLGEAIQVLTESIRQFGLSESSGSLTTIHIVIQSGYPDSEQCYHDTYRHLSSNMTQGGQAIFRSLTSDLDNITMTVGGGVKLQVVFGDITNETTDVVVNSTDFTNYGIDGVCKDILTVAGPEVEAELKAAQPNDGDVVVTQPGSFPCAAIFHVCGKKDPVLTEQLVCRIIKRCELYKYESVAIPAINAGIGRLEPGVVADAILRGVETATSSTPLNYLTDIRLVLFKTNVFLAFKEEAMQRFSTAVIHRVPAPQLPLVQQQPPPSSVSTDLSLFCTNSSSQQSVFLFLGLSRQDVDEAKAKLEELYQGQCSTLTFTKEELAGLTQDDMKDLKQLVETEGLYVQKDQSGQGALTVSGLKDGANKVMQLINASLQGCLRREKRAREEEELYARVAWCILGHSGNWERVPKTANYSLENKEVAGGILDAQSIQWFVDLPRMEAKRMLSGQTVKLKRLQHLPDFTLPLYWDNMAADEVLKLVPLQPSSAEYCAVKRDFKRTVSKAVLKIERVQNIHLRRAYEAQKKHISDRNKEQGGAGEKHLYHGTTQDNCDSIMKTGFNRRFSGQNATSFGHGTYFAVNASYSALPTYSRPAANGSQLMFVVRVLTGVYTVGHSDMRVPPPRSDLGPHDRYDSVVDRMNHPNMYVVFHDNQAYPDYLITFK